A DNA window from Thermoplasmata archaeon contains the following coding sequences:
- a CDS encoding MFS transporter — protein MRTYTNSYLVSAMMFNLINGAAIVVFPLYMLKLSNDYLMATLVTGLPLSAQVAGNYFWGRISDKLRTRKLPAVMGCAVGSMLFLSLPFLLPLLFIVTRTLQNMLLSSQILLQNLASDTKSEKGSSLGILNIYSNIGVVVGALGFVFILPSETLSYNFIVVFSISLTIVGILGTLFLWLSGDVFFKSQTKRTKARTIYLLCFLTAIVMWGNYTVFSIFPVYISDFSVSINGFTFTGVKLTGIFIASSSLTGIPASYIAGKFTDRYRKEKIAAASILVYSLIWFILSITNSLPIIYLIWILPVWLFFVLPVTAASSESVKLEERGWAIGMINAGIGLGALLGSYTGGYLSDHYGFQAAFVMAGLIVLLGLLPLAFWKISFKKMYCCT, from the coding sequence ATGCGAACCTACACTAATAGTTATCTGGTTTCGGCCATGATGTTCAATCTTATAAATGGAGCTGCAATCGTGGTTTTTCCACTGTACATGCTCAAGTTGAGCAATGACTATTTGATGGCCACCTTAGTTACTGGGCTGCCACTATCAGCACAAGTTGCAGGGAACTATTTTTGGGGCAGAATTTCTGACAAACTCAGAACTAGGAAACTGCCAGCGGTTATGGGTTGTGCTGTGGGCAGCATGCTTTTTCTTTCCCTCCCTTTTCTTTTACCCCTCCTTTTCATTGTTACTCGCACACTCCAGAACATGCTATTAAGTTCTCAGATTTTGCTCCAGAACCTTGCTTCAGATACTAAATCTGAAAAGGGGAGTTCATTAGGAATCCTGAACATCTATTCCAACATTGGTGTGGTAGTAGGTGCCCTGGGTTTCGTATTTATACTGCCCTCTGAAACTCTGTCTTACAACTTCATTGTGGTATTCTCCATATCATTGACAATTGTGGGTATTCTAGGTACTTTGTTCCTCTGGCTTTCTGGCGATGTTTTCTTCAAGTCCCAAACAAAGAGAACAAAGGCAAGAACTATCTACCTCCTTTGCTTTCTCACTGCCATCGTTATGTGGGGTAACTATACAGTTTTCTCAATTTTCCCAGTTTACATCTCTGATTTTTCTGTCTCAATCAACGGGTTTACATTCACGGGCGTAAAGCTCACAGGGATTTTTATTGCAAGTTCTAGTCTCACGGGAATCCCTGCGAGTTACATTGCGGGTAAATTTACAGATAGGTATAGAAAAGAAAAAATTGCTGCAGCAAGCATTCTTGTCTATTCACTCATCTGGTTCATACTTTCAATCACAAACTCTCTTCCAATCATTTACCTAATCTGGATTCTTCCTGTTTGGCTCTTCTTTGTTCTTCCAGTAACCGCAGCAAGTTCAGAGAGTGTTAAGCTTGAAGAACGGGGTTGGGCAATTGGAATGATAAATGCAGGGATTGGTTTGGGTGCATTGCTTGGGAGTTACACGGGTGGTTATCTTTCAGACCACTATGGGTTCCAGGCCGCATTTGTGATGGCAGGTTTGATTGTGCTCCTTGGGCTTTTACCTCTTGCGTTCTGGAAAATTTCGTTTAAAAAAATGTACTGTTGCACATAG
- a CDS encoding DNA glycosylase, which translates to MRYFVEPDNPINLDFTLDSGQAFRWRKEGEIWEGIVRQKVCKLRQEGRMITFTGFTMEEFLEYFGLNLKMKEVVETSFGAPEVSHLPTAYKGLRILNQELYECLFSFLLATNTNIKRIKAMVEKICLTYGEKIEVAGRIYFGFPTPEKFLQCSEKIKNCSLGFRDSRILELAEKIVDGKINLERIATLDYTSARNALLEIKGVGPKVADCVCLFSLKHYMAFPIDVHISSWFRKQNYMELESVNAALNQKKMSDKIYRILSDFARKRFGIFAGYVQQYIFLNEIFQNARGKSPRSTIKPAITNAAWNP; encoded by the coding sequence ATGAGATACTTTGTTGAGCCAGATAATCCAATCAATCTTGATTTCACTTTAGATAGCGGACAGGCATTCCGCTGGAGGAAGGAAGGAGAGATATGGGAGGGCATTGTGCGACAGAAAGTGTGCAAATTGAGACAGGAAGGGAGGATGATAACTTTTACTGGCTTTACAATGGAAGAATTTCTTGAGTATTTCGGACTCAACCTTAAAATGAAAGAAGTTGTCGAAACAAGTTTTGGGGCTCCGGAGGTCTCTCATCTTCCAACTGCTTATAAAGGTCTTAGAATTCTAAATCAGGAACTCTATGAATGCCTCTTTTCTTTCCTACTTGCCACAAACACAAACATAAAGCGGATTAAAGCAATGGTGGAAAAAATCTGCCTCACTTACGGAGAGAAAATTGAAGTAGCTGGAAGGATTTATTTTGGTTTTCCTACACCAGAGAAATTTTTGCAATGTTCTGAAAAAATAAAGAATTGCAGCTTGGGTTTCAGAGATTCCAGAATTCTAGAATTGGCAGAAAAAATTGTGGATGGGAAAATAAATCTTGAGAGAATTGCGACATTGGATTATACCAGCGCAAGAAATGCACTGTTGGAGATTAAGGGCGTTGGTCCCAAAGTGGCTGATTGCGTCTGCCTTTTCAGCTTGAAACATTACATGGCGTTTCCAATAGATGTCCATATAAGTTCATGGTTCAGAAAGCAGAACTATATGGAACTTGAGAGTGTGAATGCAGCGCTAAATCAAAAGAAAATGTCTGACAAAATTTACAGAATTCTTTCAGATTTTGCCAGAAAACGGTTTGGAATATTTGCGGGCTATGTGCAACAGTACATTTTTTTAAACGAAATTTTCCAGAACGCAAGAGGTAAAAGCCCAAGGAGCACAATCAAACCTGCCATCACAAATGCGGCCTGGAACCCATAG
- a CDS encoding class II glutamine amidotransferase has product MASLNVPKELLQEFVFLAENGKIGADFGCSGDKTRGHKDGWGIAVLGGEEIFYKEANAATESQKINELLSRVSKLEKVNLIMHLRRASEKNTISAEHSHPFSAEHGRRKYYFAHNGGLENYKAIAHGGMIDSEYIFQTLLNYIDKGLISAVRKLREMLNYSSLNFLLLSEGEIYAYRDAKKCADYYSLYYASKDGCHVVCSERLKHGKMKWKKMKNPSLIRITEKGIEVLL; this is encoded by the coding sequence ATGGCTAGCTTGAACGTGCCTAAAGAACTTCTTCAAGAGTTCGTTTTCCTGGCCGAAAACGGAAAGATTGGTGCTGACTTTGGCTGTAGCGGTGATAAAACAAGGGGACATAAGGATGGGTGGGGAATTGCAGTGCTTGGAGGAGAAGAGATTTTTTATAAAGAAGCCAATGCTGCAACTGAAAGCCAGAAAATCAATGAGCTGCTAAGCAGGGTTTCTAAACTTGAAAAGGTAAATCTAATTATGCACTTAAGACGTGCATCCGAGAAAAACACAATTTCTGCAGAACACAGCCATCCTTTTTCCGCAGAGCATGGACGAAGAAAGTACTATTTTGCCCACAATGGCGGCCTTGAGAACTACAAGGCAATTGCCCATGGTGGAATGATTGATAGCGAATACATTTTCCAAACACTTTTAAATTACATTGATAAAGGGCTGATTTCTGCAGTGCGAAAACTCAGAGAGATGCTTAACTATTCTTCACTCAATTTCCTGCTTCTATCAGAAGGAGAAATCTATGCCTACAGAGATGCAAAAAAGTGCGCAGATTACTATTCTCTATACTATGCCAGCAAGGATGGGTGTCATGTGGTCTGCTCGGAACGATTGAAACATGGGAAAATGAAATGGAAGAAGATGAAGAATCCCTCGCTTATCAGAATCACGGAAAAAGGTATTGAAGTGCTGTTATGA